Proteins from one uncultured Anaeromusa sp. genomic window:
- a CDS encoding baseplate J/gp47 family protein → MLAGLPEIQFCETAVDSIESAVITTYEAITGRTLAQGDPVRLFLQSVAAIIVQQRVLIDYSAKQNLLAYSEGDFLDHIGALTGVPRLDASAAKTTLRFILSVLQPQVVTIPAGTRATTENNVVFATTSAVEIPIGGVTADAPAACLTVGASGNGYVAGQVNKFVDPLPWVQSVSNITTSAGGADIESDDSLRERIHQSPESFSTAGPDGAYEFWAKTAHQLITDVAVYSPAPGEVEIRPLLAGGEIPGAEILEAVHAACNDRKIRPLTDHVAVLAPEIVPYDLSATYYIARANATTSLAIQTAVSAAVADYVTWQKSKIGRDINPTELMYRVRAAGAHRVVISSPAFAVVERQQVAVARSVALTFGGLEDG, encoded by the coding sequence ATGCTGGCGGGATTGCCTGAAATCCAGTTTTGCGAAACGGCGGTAGATTCCATTGAGTCTGCTGTTATAACCACATACGAAGCGATTACTGGCCGGACACTCGCACAGGGTGATCCGGTCAGATTATTTTTACAGTCGGTTGCTGCAATTATTGTGCAGCAGCGAGTGCTGATTGACTACTCAGCAAAGCAGAATTTGCTGGCTTATTCCGAAGGTGATTTTTTGGATCACATCGGGGCATTGACGGGAGTTCCGAGGCTTGATGCTTCCGCTGCGAAGACGACGCTGCGCTTTATTCTTTCTGTACTGCAACCGCAGGTTGTAACTATACCTGCAGGAACCCGAGCAACAACGGAAAACAATGTGGTTTTTGCGACAACCAGCGCGGTGGAGATTCCGATTGGTGGCGTTACGGCGGATGCCCCGGCTGCCTGTTTGACGGTAGGAGCCAGTGGTAATGGCTATGTTGCAGGGCAAGTGAATAAGTTCGTGGATCCGCTGCCGTGGGTGCAGTCGGTAAGCAATATAACGACGAGCGCAGGTGGCGCGGACATAGAGTCTGACGACAGCCTGCGGGAACGTATCCATCAATCCCCCGAGTCATTTAGCACAGCAGGTCCTGATGGGGCATATGAATTCTGGGCAAAAACAGCCCATCAGCTAATTACAGACGTAGCGGTATATTCTCCCGCTCCCGGGGAGGTTGAAATCCGGCCGCTTTTAGCCGGAGGCGAGATTCCAGGAGCAGAGATATTGGAGGCGGTTCATGCTGCTTGCAATGATAGAAAAATCAGGCCATTGACGGACCATGTGGCTGTTTTAGCGCCGGAAATTGTTCCATATGATCTGAGCGCTACCTACTACATTGCAAGGGCGAATGCGACAACCAGTTTGGCAATTCAAACGGCGGTAAGCGCGGCGGTGGCCGATTACGTCACGTGGCAAAAGTCAAAAATAGGGCGCGATATTAATCCTACTGAGTTGATGTATCGAGTTCGGGCCGCCGGTGCTCACCGAGTAGTAATATCATCGCCAGCGTTTGCAGTGGTAGAGCGTCAGCAAGTAGCGGTCGCGAGAAGCGTTGCGCTGACGTTTGGAGGGCTTGAAGATGGCTGA
- a CDS encoding phage tail assembly protein, giving the protein MLIKFTKPVTINGKETKEITLKDPDTLRGRDLLDAENEARQLGDRSPTIQFSNTYAAVIAAKLAGAPIDDVLDIPGPDFMKLTVTVQNVLLGKAL; this is encoded by the coding sequence ATGCTTATTAAATTTACCAAGCCCGTTACTATCAACGGCAAAGAAACCAAGGAAATTACCCTGAAAGATCCCGATACGCTGCGCGGTCGGGACTTGTTGGACGCGGAAAACGAAGCCAGGCAGTTGGGAGATCGGTCTCCCACCATTCAGTTTTCCAACACCTATGCAGCTGTCATTGCGGCAAAACTGGCTGGAGCTCCAATTGATGATGTTTTGGATATCCCCGGTCCTGATTTCATGAAGCTGACTGTTACCGTTCAAAATGTGCTCCTGGGAAAGGCTTTATAG
- a CDS encoding phage tail tape measure protein — translation MMAGKVFEMAFNLTARIGSFVSGMTSSSSALSGLNQRINLTNTALRNLDRAHREGAISAEQHARATAALRQQLNSLRQSQDRVRSSQSSVKSNAQNRANYRGEIVEAIGLAAALAAPVRQAMRFEDQMASVRKVVDFDSPEQFKEMGEDIKNMSRRLPVAADGIAKIVAAGGQAGIAREDLTTFAEDASKMAIAFDTTAEDAGQKMAVWRTTFKLSQDDVRSLANQINYLSDISPTTANGISAIVTRVGALGGLSGLAAGEVAALGSAMPGLEEEVAATSLKKLFTVMTAGFSATKTQRGMMEALGFDAENLAVRMQEDAKGAVLDFLGAIKQLPAADQMSYISEIFGEEGKAGIGILLQNLDIVSSNFQIIGDTTKFASSMQREFESRASTTSNQLQLLANNMAIVGMTAGNILLPHINDLALKMITVAEWVDNLNQKYPGLTNTIVVGTAAVIGLRIATFTLGYGFSLLMAPITAANAAMVILTNSTERAALVARIMAHTQGLQTAAQWLFNASLYGCPVVWIIGGIMALVAAGYLLYSNWDWISAKGSELWGDLQEGAGEACDAVGGFFATLPDDVAYALGYMVGYLETMPERATLYAYETADALGTWIGEGVDSATQFISTLPENTAAALSNFLQNIELWGSEVYNSVVNWFSRIPDAITSAIGRAGTFVSNLADSTAASFDAGRNAGSDISVAANANGGIYGRGSFLTTFAEEGAEAAIPLDGSPRALSLWAQAGEMLGIRPGGGGGTIVATFSPAITIYGTPEPGQVESEVEKANRSFLDFLHDERRLSFADD, via the coding sequence ATGATGGCGGGAAAAGTGTTTGAAATGGCTTTCAACTTGACAGCCAGGATTGGCAGCTTTGTTTCCGGTATGACCAGCTCTTCCAGCGCTCTTTCCGGTTTGAATCAGCGGATCAACTTGACCAACACGGCATTGCGCAATCTGGATCGAGCGCATCGCGAAGGTGCGATATCGGCAGAACAGCACGCCAGGGCGACAGCAGCGCTGCGGCAGCAGCTAAACTCCTTGCGGCAATCGCAAGACAGGGTGAGGAGCTCACAGTCATCTGTGAAGTCTAATGCTCAAAACCGTGCCAACTATCGCGGCGAAATTGTTGAAGCCATAGGGCTGGCAGCGGCGCTTGCGGCGCCAGTACGACAGGCCATGCGTTTTGAAGACCAAATGGCGTCTGTACGTAAAGTAGTTGATTTTGACAGTCCAGAACAGTTCAAAGAGATGGGCGAAGACATTAAAAATATGTCCCGAAGGCTGCCGGTTGCCGCTGATGGGATTGCAAAAATTGTGGCCGCCGGCGGGCAAGCTGGCATCGCTAGAGAAGATTTGACCACTTTTGCGGAAGATGCTTCTAAAATGGCAATTGCGTTTGATACGACAGCGGAAGATGCCGGACAAAAAATGGCCGTTTGGCGGACCACCTTTAAGCTAAGTCAAGATGACGTGCGAAGCCTGGCGAACCAAATTAATTATCTCAGTGATATTTCCCCCACCACGGCAAACGGCATTAGCGCTATTGTGACAAGGGTAGGCGCTTTGGGCGGGTTATCCGGTTTAGCAGCCGGTGAAGTGGCAGCCCTGGGGTCGGCAATGCCGGGCCTGGAGGAAGAAGTTGCTGCAACCTCCTTGAAGAAACTGTTTACAGTTATGACGGCTGGCTTTTCGGCGACAAAGACGCAGCGCGGAATGATGGAAGCGCTAGGCTTTGATGCTGAAAATTTGGCTGTAAGGATGCAAGAAGATGCCAAGGGGGCAGTGCTTGATTTCTTAGGAGCGATTAAGCAATTGCCAGCAGCGGATCAGATGTCCTATATCTCGGAAATCTTTGGTGAAGAAGGAAAAGCGGGCATCGGTATTTTGCTGCAAAACCTGGATATCGTCAGCAGTAACTTTCAAATCATTGGTGATACGACCAAATTCGCGAGCAGTATGCAGCGCGAGTTTGAATCTAGAGCCAGTACAACATCCAACCAGCTGCAGCTTTTGGCCAACAACATGGCGATCGTGGGCATGACGGCGGGGAACATACTGTTGCCGCACATAAATGATCTTGCATTGAAGATGATTACAGTTGCCGAATGGGTAGATAATTTAAATCAAAAGTATCCAGGCCTTACTAATACCATAGTCGTGGGAACGGCTGCGGTGATTGGACTCAGAATTGCCACATTTACTTTAGGGTATGGCTTTAGCTTACTCATGGCACCTATTACAGCGGCTAACGCAGCGATGGTGATTTTGACGAATTCCACTGAGCGCGCAGCTTTGGTAGCTCGCATTATGGCGCATACCCAGGGCCTGCAAACGGCGGCGCAGTGGCTTTTTAACGCATCTCTTTACGGCTGCCCAGTGGTGTGGATTATTGGCGGCATTATGGCGTTAGTGGCAGCGGGGTATTTGCTATACAGTAATTGGGATTGGATTTCGGCAAAAGGCAGTGAGCTTTGGGGCGACTTGCAAGAAGGGGCTGGAGAAGCCTGTGATGCGGTTGGTGGTTTTTTTGCAACCCTGCCGGATGATGTGGCCTATGCGCTCGGTTATATGGTTGGGTACCTAGAAACAATGCCGGAGCGGGCTACGTTATATGCTTACGAAACAGCGGATGCTCTTGGTACTTGGATCGGGGAAGGCGTAGATAGTGCTACACAATTCATTTCAACCCTGCCGGAAAATACGGCTGCGGCGCTGAGTAATTTTCTGCAAAACATTGAGCTGTGGGGTTCCGAAGTTTACAACTCGGTTGTTAATTGGTTTAGTCGCATCCCAGATGCTATTACAAGCGCGATCGGCAGAGCAGGAACCTTTGTTTCGAACCTTGCCGACAGTACTGCGGCGAGCTTTGATGCTGGTAGAAACGCAGGAAGTGATATTAGCGTAGCTGCTAACGCCAACGGCGGTATTTACGGCAGGGGCTCTTTTTTAACAACCTTCGCAGAAGAAGGAGCGGAAGCGGCCATCCCGCTTGATGGAAGTCCGAGAGCGCTTTCCTTGTGGGCGCAAGCTGGTGAGATGCTAGGCATTCGTCCGGGAGGAGGCGGCGGTACGATTGTAGCGACGTTTTCCCCGGCGATAACCATTTACGGTACGCCGGAGCCAGGGCAGGTTGAAAGCGAAGTAGAAAAAGCGAATCGTTCTTTCCTTGATTTCTTGCATGATGAAAGGAGGTTGAGTTTTGCTGATGACTAA
- a CDS encoding phage tail protein, with product MSIGTFGELTFEVSDSKVRTIDEFKRKTAAKFEEHAILGLKPKLEFIAPGLAEISFQVVFSALLGTSPLKEIEQLKETMQKGEYQSLVIGGKVLGDFVIESMAESWKHIDNKGNLLHAAVDLSLKEYVTGK from the coding sequence ATGAGCATTGGCACCTTTGGAGAGCTTACCTTTGAAGTATCGGATTCAAAAGTGCGGACGATTGACGAATTTAAGAGAAAAACGGCGGCTAAATTTGAAGAGCATGCTATTTTGGGATTAAAGCCAAAGCTTGAATTCATCGCGCCGGGGTTGGCGGAAATATCGTTTCAAGTTGTTTTTTCTGCGCTGCTGGGTACGTCTCCGCTTAAAGAGATTGAACAGCTAAAAGAAACGATGCAAAAAGGAGAGTATCAGTCGTTGGTTATTGGGGGCAAGGTGCTCGGCGACTTCGTTATTGAGTCTATGGCTGAGTCATGGAAGCATATCGACAATAAAGGGAATCTCTTACATGCGGCGGTGGATTTGTCATTAAAGGAATACGTAACAGGGAAGTGA
- a CDS encoding tail protein X, translating into MTKLYSTIQGDTWDIIALRQTGSEKNMNLLIAANPRHNSTVIFSAGVQLTIPDIPATATTTLPPWKR; encoded by the coding sequence ATGACTAAGCTGTATTCGACAATTCAAGGAGATACCTGGGATATTATCGCTTTGCGGCAAACTGGCAGCGAGAAGAACATGAACTTGCTAATTGCAGCTAATCCGCGGCATAACTCAACCGTTATCTTTTCAGCAGGAGTGCAGTTGACGATTCCGGACATCCCAGCTACGGCAACGACTACGTTACCGCCGTGGAAGCGGTGA
- a CDS encoding phage major tail tube protein, whose translation MAKNEIPELLQDFRVYESGSSDVKGIVDAQLPSLEALTETVKGAGIGGEYDAPVTGHYKSMTLGLKYRTITDFLLGLSAPKVHELELRGGIQSQDGASGTIRTIPVRVATRCRPKKTDPGKFEVGAGSDASNEFEVTYLKITLDGADKIEIDKINYICVIDGVDYLAELREAIM comes from the coding sequence ATGGCGAAAAACGAGATTCCTGAGTTGTTGCAAGACTTTCGGGTGTATGAGTCCGGCAGCAGTGATGTAAAGGGCATTGTAGATGCTCAATTGCCAAGCTTGGAAGCGCTGACGGAAACCGTAAAAGGTGCTGGGATTGGCGGCGAGTATGATGCTCCCGTGACCGGTCATTATAAAAGTATGACGTTGGGGCTGAAATATCGAACCATTACCGACTTCCTTTTGGGCTTGTCAGCTCCCAAGGTGCATGAACTGGAGCTGCGGGGTGGCATTCAGTCGCAAGATGGAGCTTCGGGGACAATCCGAACCATTCCGGTCCGTGTTGCGACGCGCTGCCGGCCTAAAAAAACGGACCCGGGCAAGTTTGAAGTGGGTGCAGGGTCTGACGCATCCAATGAGTTTGAAGTCACGTACTTGAAGATTACGCTGGACGGAGCCGACAAAATTGAAATCGACAAAATCAACTACATTTGTGTGATTGACGGTGTCGATTATCTGGCCGAGCTTCGCGAAGCCATTATGTAG
- a CDS encoding phage tail sheath family protein, with protein sequence MAYRHGVYGSEVPTSIVPPARISAGLPVVFGTAPLHLAKSAAPANKPVLCYTYAEAVAQLGYHSDWGSYTLCEFMKSHFALFNVAPVVFVNVLDPATHKTEVPSQALTLTNSVGKITGAAVLLETLKVKLTSGSSSDLVKNSDYTAAFDDYGDLIVTRLSTGTIPAEQASLSVSFTKLNPQAVTSAEIIGGVDVETGNYKGLELVNRVFPLFRLVLGQILAPGWSHNSAVAAVMTAKAGNINGHFKCIVLTDVPTDTVKQYSAVAAWKEQSNYTNSRQVVCWPLGKLGSETFRLSTQAAGVICRTDAGYEDVPYVSPSNKSLQVDSAVLADGTEVSLGPEQAAYLNGQGIVTALNFVGGWKLWGNRTGCYPGNTDPKDAFIPIRRMLDWINNTLILTFWQKVDDPTNRRLIETVLDSANIWLQGLVARGWIVGGRVAFLEEENPTTDLMDGIVRWHVYVAPPGPGRELDFIVEYDPSYLKTLFE encoded by the coding sequence ATGGCATACAGACATGGCGTTTATGGCAGTGAGGTTCCTACGTCCATCGTTCCTCCTGCTCGAATCAGCGCGGGCTTGCCAGTAGTATTTGGCACAGCGCCGCTGCATTTAGCTAAGAGTGCAGCGCCGGCTAATAAGCCGGTGCTTTGCTATACCTACGCAGAAGCGGTGGCACAGCTTGGCTATCATTCGGACTGGGGAAGCTACACGCTTTGCGAATTTATGAAGTCTCATTTTGCTCTTTTCAATGTGGCGCCGGTGGTTTTTGTTAACGTACTGGATCCGGCGACGCATAAAACAGAAGTCCCGAGCCAAGCGCTAACGCTGACGAATAGTGTTGGGAAAATAACCGGAGCGGCCGTTTTGCTGGAGACTCTTAAAGTAAAACTGACGTCTGGTTCTAGTAGCGACTTGGTGAAAAACAGCGACTACACGGCTGCCTTTGATGATTACGGCGACTTGATTGTCACCAGGTTGTCAACCGGGACCATTCCGGCAGAGCAGGCAAGTCTTTCGGTGTCGTTCACAAAATTGAACCCGCAAGCCGTTACCAGTGCTGAAATTATCGGCGGTGTTGACGTAGAAACCGGCAATTATAAGGGCCTGGAACTGGTGAATCGGGTATTCCCATTGTTCCGGTTGGTGCTTGGACAAATCTTAGCCCCAGGGTGGAGTCATAACTCTGCGGTTGCTGCAGTCATGACGGCCAAGGCAGGGAATATCAACGGCCATTTCAAGTGCATTGTGCTGACGGACGTGCCTACGGACACAGTAAAGCAGTATAGTGCGGTCGCTGCATGGAAAGAGCAATCCAATTATACAAACAGCCGGCAGGTTGTGTGCTGGCCGCTTGGCAAATTGGGATCCGAAACGTTCCGCTTAAGCACCCAAGCCGCAGGCGTTATTTGCCGAACGGATGCTGGATACGAGGACGTTCCCTATGTATCTCCTTCGAACAAAAGCCTGCAGGTTGATTCCGCCGTTCTTGCAGATGGAACCGAAGTAAGCTTGGGACCAGAACAGGCGGCCTACTTGAACGGGCAGGGAATTGTGACGGCGTTGAATTTTGTCGGCGGTTGGAAGCTTTGGGGCAATAGAACCGGCTGCTATCCGGGGAACACAGATCCCAAAGACGCCTTTATTCCGATTCGCCGCATGCTCGACTGGATCAACAACACGTTGATTTTGACCTTCTGGCAAAAGGTAGATGATCCAACGAATCGCCGTTTGATTGAAACCGTATTGGACAGTGCAAACATTTGGCTGCAGGGCTTAGTGGCCCGCGGGTGGATTGTTGGCGGTAGGGTGGCTTTCTTAGAAGAAGAAAACCCCACTACGGACTTAATGGACGGCATTGTTCGTTGGCATGTGTATGTCGCGCCGCCTGGTCCTGGCCGTGAATTGGATTTCATTGTTGAGTACGATCCTTCGTACTTGAAGACGTTATTTGAGTAG
- a CDS encoding phage tail protein I translates to MADIQSIRLVDLLPPSIRGDPQVQAAAAALDGELAKVTSLIQETFLLARIDELSEPVLDLLAWQLHVDFYEPVGFSIEKKRALVKQSIAWHRKKGTPWAVEQVLSAAFAHSEVKEWFEYNGSPYRFKVMTIDSLPDDAAYQNLVKAINTVKNTRSWLDGIEIKRDITVGDGSGGKSLYFGFLSGIGGKKTVGLPMPTGANLQRNIGFARQLGGFLHVNLSLPTSAPVNLFRGVAVGRAGTITIGRRQ, encoded by the coding sequence ATGGCTGATATCCAAAGTATTCGCTTAGTCGATTTACTGCCTCCTAGTATTCGGGGAGATCCGCAGGTACAGGCGGCGGCAGCGGCGCTTGATGGAGAGCTAGCCAAAGTAACGAGCTTGATCCAAGAGACATTTTTGCTGGCGCGAATCGATGAGCTTTCAGAGCCGGTACTAGACTTACTTGCTTGGCAGTTACATGTTGATTTTTATGAGCCGGTTGGGTTCAGCATCGAAAAGAAGCGGGCGTTGGTAAAGCAGTCCATTGCCTGGCACAGGAAGAAAGGCACGCCGTGGGCGGTGGAACAGGTTTTGAGTGCAGCGTTTGCGCACTCAGAGGTTAAGGAGTGGTTCGAGTACAATGGCTCTCCATATCGGTTTAAGGTCATGACGATAGACTCCCTGCCTGATGATGCTGCCTATCAAAATTTAGTCAAGGCCATAAACACCGTCAAAAATACTCGGTCGTGGCTAGACGGCATTGAGATCAAGCGTGACATCACAGTCGGTGATGGGAGTGGCGGCAAGAGTCTATATTTCGGATTTTTATCCGGCATAGGCGGTAAAAAAACAGTGGGTTTGCCGATGCCTACGGGAGCCAATTTGCAACGGAATATCGGTTTTGCCCGCCAATTAGGCGGGTTTTTGCATGTCAATCTGTCCTTGCCTACGAGTGCGCCGGTGAATTTATTCCGCGGCGTGGCGGTAGGTAGGGCCGGAACAATAACAATTGGAAGGAGACAATAG
- a CDS encoding phage tail protein, with the protein MIELGNGQLDKIQTMIKRFPRAIPRAAASAINRSAETARTEAVRGVRNEYVIQSKRIRETISIEKASSSNLSAFVRSKGRPRALTYFKVNPKNIPKRKQRRLKAQVKHSSGGGMIKGAFLARMKSGHLGVFNRLGKDRFPIVQRYGPSVPQMLENENVQNHVEARSAEMLEKRMEHELSRMFEGGGR; encoded by the coding sequence ATGATTGAATTAGGGAATGGACAGTTGGATAAAATTCAAACGATGATTAAGCGATTTCCGCGTGCCATTCCTCGAGCTGCAGCTAGCGCTATTAATCGTTCGGCTGAAACGGCGAGAACAGAGGCTGTGCGTGGAGTGCGAAACGAGTATGTAATACAGTCAAAAAGGATAAGGGAAACTATTTCGATAGAAAAAGCTTCGTCTTCTAACCTGTCGGCTTTTGTTCGTTCCAAAGGTCGTCCTAGAGCATTAACCTATTTCAAAGTAAATCCTAAAAATATACCTAAAAGAAAGCAAAGAAGACTAAAAGCGCAAGTGAAGCATAGTAGTGGTGGCGGGATGATTAAGGGGGCCTTTTTGGCAAGAATGAAATCAGGCCATTTAGGTGTTTTTAATCGACTTGGAAAGGATCGGTTTCCGATAGTTCAAAGGTATGGTCCATCTGTTCCTCAAATGCTTGAAAATGAAAACGTACAGAATCATGTAGAAGCTCGTTCAGCGGAAATGTTGGAAAAAAGAATGGAACATGAACTCAGTAGGATGTTTGAAGGAGGTGGACGATGA
- a CDS encoding DUF2190 family protein, giving the protein MSEAVFVQKGNVMDYTNGGAEAIAYLEVVPLLTRIGIAQEPIAVGATGSVGLDGVYQLPADSTAAFVAGDALYWDDTANKLTKTATDHTPAGFAFAAKATAGTTAAVRIG; this is encoded by the coding sequence ATGTCTGAAGCCGTATTTGTACAAAAAGGAAATGTAATGGACTATACCAATGGAGGCGCTGAAGCCATTGCCTATCTTGAAGTAGTGCCTCTGCTTACGCGCATCGGGATTGCACAAGAGCCTATTGCGGTTGGCGCTACCGGTTCGGTGGGATTAGACGGTGTATACCAACTGCCGGCGGATTCTACTGCAGCTTTTGTAGCTGGAGACGCTCTGTATTGGGACGACACTGCCAATAAATTGACGAAGACCGCAACCGACCATACGCCAGCTGGTTTTGCCTTTGCCGCTAAAGCCACGGCAGGAACAACTGCCGCTGTTCGTATCGGCTAA
- a CDS encoding phage baseplate assembly protein V: MPPGIEEIVRIGTVVSVDEATHRVRVEWNDRGNMVSYDLPVLVPSTCDPQDYALPKEKTDVLCVFLPNGQQQGFVVGSFYTEANPPPIADRKKWLKKFEDGSQIEYDRATKKINIQAAGDVHVVGDVIADGVSLKKHTHPESIGSVTGPPG, from the coding sequence ATGCCGCCAGGGATAGAGGAAATCGTTCGTATCGGCACGGTTGTGTCGGTAGATGAAGCTACGCACCGTGTGCGAGTGGAGTGGAACGATCGGGGGAACATGGTGTCGTACGATTTGCCGGTTTTAGTGCCAAGTACCTGCGATCCTCAAGACTATGCTTTACCCAAAGAAAAAACCGATGTGCTGTGTGTTTTTTTACCAAACGGGCAACAGCAGGGCTTTGTTGTCGGCTCGTTTTATACGGAGGCCAATCCGCCGCCAATTGCGGACCGGAAGAAATGGCTAAAGAAATTTGAAGATGGCAGCCAGATTGAGTATGACCGCGCAACCAAAAAAATAAACATTCAAGCGGCTGGAGATGTGCATGTGGTCGGAGATGTTATCGCCGATGGCGTTAGCCTAAAAAAACATACTCATCCGGAAAGCATAGGCAGCGTTACAGGACCGCCAGGCTAA